In Arthrobacter citreus, a single genomic region encodes these proteins:
- a CDS encoding GNAT family N-acetyltransferase, which produces MTLNLTQMNKQDFQRFLDLATVNFAKDKVKNGSWKEETALDQSKAAFQSLLPEGEKTETNYLKNIVLNEQVIGYIWYSINVKQEPNYAYLYEILIYPEHRGHGYGKEAMSVCIKEINELGIEDVLLHVFGHNQGALKLYQQLGFEITDYNLKVSSARFK; this is translated from the coding sequence TTGACTCTTAATTTAACACAAATGAATAAACAAGATTTTCAAAGATTTCTAGATTTAGCAACTGTGAATTTTGCGAAGGATAAAGTGAAAAATGGGAGCTGGAAAGAGGAGACAGCTTTAGATCAATCTAAAGCGGCTTTTCAATCATTATTGCCTGAAGGAGAAAAAACTGAAACTAATTATTTGAAAAATATAGTTTTGAATGAGCAAGTCATTGGCTATATTTGGTACTCAATTAATGTAAAACAAGAGCCAAACTATGCGTATTTATATGAGATTCTCATTTATCCGGAGCATAGAGGGCATGGTTACGGTAAAGAAGCGATGAGTGTATGTATTAAAGAAATTAATGAATTAGGAATAGAAGACGTATTGCTACACGTTTTTGGTCATAATCAAGGCGCATTAAAACTTTACCAACAACTCGGTTTTGAAATTACAGACTATAACTTAAAGGTTAGTTCAGCACGATTTAAATAA
- a CDS encoding PLP-dependent aminotransferase family protein, producing the protein MPVNSFENYPMSWKPDKQSLKRPYYHSIALLLEQDIINGFLAPGTKLPPQRELADYLDINFTTITRAYKICEVKGLIYAITGSGTFVAPNAARSITISTDKTANYIDLGFVASFEQTNSIVTEAIQKVVNKNYLDQLLNYNDPTGIPHQKAAALNWMEAFGIKATQENVAIVSGTQNALTLALASLFEPGNRIATDFYTFSNFIELAKMLHIQLIPIPGDQYGMMPDELEKQCSQLNIHGIFLMPSCSNPTTVMISDIRKHELASIIRKYRLILIEDDIHAFLTAGIIADYQQPMYNLVPEQSVYICGTSKSICSGLRVAYMVFGEALREKISHGIFNINVKTSSLDVEVITELILSGKAHEIVHQKKQLAETVNDLYSSYFPLNKSRHPLCFYRWLPIHGHSNGICFEANLNKLGIRVFHSDRFLSGHDSSEKYVRIALSSTHSLDELDTGLKVLSQYLDHQMES; encoded by the coding sequence ATGCCAGTAAATTCATTTGAAAATTATCCAATGTCTTGGAAACCCGATAAACAGTCATTAAAACGGCCTTACTATCATTCTATTGCACTCCTTCTTGAACAAGATATTATAAATGGCTTTTTGGCACCTGGTACAAAGCTACCACCGCAACGAGAATTAGCGGATTATCTTGACATAAATTTTACAACGATTACCCGAGCATATAAAATATGTGAGGTAAAAGGTTTAATTTACGCTATTACAGGAAGCGGAACATTTGTGGCCCCAAATGCAGCCCGTTCGATCACGATTTCAACAGATAAAACAGCAAACTATATTGACCTTGGATTTGTAGCATCTTTTGAACAAACCAACAGTATTGTGACAGAAGCTATCCAGAAAGTAGTCAATAAAAACTATTTAGATCAATTATTAAATTACAATGATCCGACTGGTATCCCACACCAGAAGGCAGCGGCACTTAACTGGATGGAAGCTTTTGGTATAAAAGCTACTCAAGAAAATGTAGCAATCGTATCAGGTACCCAAAATGCACTGACGCTTGCTTTGGCAAGTTTATTTGAGCCAGGCAATCGAATTGCAACCGATTTTTATACATTTTCAAATTTTATCGAGTTAGCAAAGATGCTTCATATTCAATTAATTCCAATTCCTGGAGATCAGTATGGCATGATGCCAGATGAACTTGAAAAGCAATGTAGCCAGTTAAATATACATGGAATATTCCTAATGCCTTCATGTTCTAACCCAACCACAGTAATGATTTCTGATATTCGAAAACATGAATTAGCTTCGATCATACGAAAGTATCGGTTAATATTAATTGAAGATGATATTCATGCATTCTTAACTGCTGGAATAATAGCTGATTATCAACAACCTATGTATAACCTAGTTCCAGAACAAAGCGTATATATTTGTGGTACATCAAAGTCTATATGTTCTGGGTTGAGGGTTGCTTATATGGTTTTTGGAGAGGCACTACGAGAGAAAATTTCGCATGGTATTTTTAATATTAATGTTAAGACATCTTCACTTGATGTTGAGGTGATCACTGAACTGATCTTATCTGGAAAAGCACATGAGATCGTTCATCAAAAAAAACAGCTCGCTGAAACAGTAAATGATCTTTATTCATCCTATTTCCCTTTAAATAAGAGTCGCCATCCACTTTGTTTTTATCGTTGGCTTCCAATACATGGACATAGTAATGGAATATGTTTTGAAGCGAATTTAAATAAGCTAGGAATACGTGTATTTCATTCTGATCGTTTTCTAAGTGGGCATGATTCATCTGAAAAGTATGTACGTATTGCACTTTCATCTACACATTCCTTAGATGAGCTAGATACAGGATTAAAAGTATTATCACAATACCTCGATCATCAGATGGAATCTTAA
- a CDS encoding adenine deaminase yields MKNYRWSNEQIRNQVNVLDEKIKPHIILKNATYLNTYLNKWLQANIWIYEDRIVYVGKNLPENLNEIEVINVEGEFLVPGYIEPHSHPYQLYNPLTLAKHAAQFGTTTLINDNLKFFLEIPAKDAFVLLNQFKNIPTSMYWWCRFDGQTEFQNNDELFNNEEIMTWLNNELVLQGGELTAWPKLLNGDNKMLSWVQETKRLNKKVEGHFPGASERTLAKLMLLGADCDHEAMTGEEAVMRLMQGYTVSLRHSSIRPDLEVLLKEIRELGIQKFDRFFFTTDGSHPYFYENGMTDELIKIAIRHEVPIIDAYNMASYNVALYYNMEHLHGSIATGRIANINVLESKENPTPISVLANGKWVKKDAEVFDHYLPIDWEKHQFSKLDLNWSLHKEDLCLTNSNGINLVNNVITKPYESKIELDSDELSFEHDECFLLMVSRNGTWRLNTVVKGFAHHIGGFASSYSGTGDILILGKRKTDMLKAFERMKEIGGGMVLIEENEVLHEVSLPLRGSMSELEMEKLIIVEKKMIKLLKERGYQYDDPAFTLLFFSATHLPFIRLTPSGLYDVKNNKILVSPIKREIPQKII; encoded by the coding sequence ATGAAAAATTATCGATGGAGTAATGAGCAAATTAGAAATCAGGTAAATGTCCTTGATGAGAAGATCAAGCCTCATATTATATTAAAAAATGCAACGTATTTAAATACTTATTTGAACAAGTGGTTACAAGCGAATATTTGGATTTATGAAGACCGTATTGTATATGTTGGAAAAAATCTTCCGGAAAATTTAAATGAAATTGAAGTCATTAATGTTGAAGGTGAATTTTTAGTTCCTGGGTATATTGAACCACATTCTCATCCATATCAGTTATATAATCCATTAACATTAGCAAAGCATGCTGCACAATTCGGAACAACAACTTTAATTAACGATAACTTAAAATTTTTCTTGGAAATACCTGCTAAAGATGCATTTGTTTTACTCAATCAATTTAAAAACATACCAACAAGCATGTATTGGTGGTGCAGGTTTGACGGGCAGACTGAATTCCAAAATAATGATGAACTATTTAATAATGAAGAAATTATGACTTGGCTTAATAATGAATTGGTTTTACAAGGTGGAGAATTAACAGCATGGCCCAAGCTGTTAAATGGGGACAATAAAATGCTAAGCTGGGTCCAAGAAACTAAGAGATTAAATAAGAAAGTAGAAGGACATTTCCCTGGTGCATCAGAACGTACATTAGCAAAACTAATGTTATTAGGTGCAGATTGTGACCATGAAGCAATGACAGGAGAAGAAGCAGTAATGCGTTTAATGCAGGGCTATACTGTATCACTAAGACACTCGTCAATTCGACCTGATTTAGAAGTTCTATTAAAAGAAATTAGGGAATTAGGGATCCAAAAGTTTGATCGATTTTTCTTCACTACCGATGGTTCGCATCCTTATTTTTATGAAAATGGAATGACTGACGAACTAATAAAAATAGCAATCCGACATGAAGTACCTATAATTGATGCATATAACATGGCAAGCTACAATGTAGCTCTTTATTATAATATGGAGCATTTACACGGTTCAATTGCTACAGGGAGAATTGCTAATATTAATGTATTAGAAAGTAAAGAAAACCCAACACCTATAAGTGTTTTAGCAAATGGTAAATGGGTTAAAAAAGACGCGGAAGTGTTTGATCATTATTTGCCGATTGACTGGGAAAAACATCAATTCTCTAAATTAGATTTAAATTGGTCTCTACATAAAGAAGATTTATGTCTTACAAACTCAAATGGTATTAATTTAGTAAACAATGTGATTACAAAACCTTATGAAAGCAAAATAGAATTAGATTCTGATGAGTTATCCTTCGAACATGACGAATGCTTCCTTTTAATGGTTTCAAGAAACGGTACTTGGAGATTAAATACGGTAGTGAAAGGATTTGCTCATCATATTGGAGGGTTTGCAAGTTCTTATTCAGGTACAGGGGATATTTTAATTTTAGGTAAAAGAAAAACAGATATGTTGAAAGCATTTGAACGAATGAAAGAAATCGGTGGTGGAATGGTATTAATTGAAGAAAATGAAGTTCTTCACGAAGTATCACTACCATTAAGAGGAAGCATGTCTGAATTAGAAATGGAAAAATTAATAATTGTTGAGAAAAAAATGATAAAATTACTAAAAGAAAGAGGATATCAATACGACGATCCGGCTTTCACGTTATTATTCTTTTCTGCAACCCATTTACCTTTTATTCGCTTAACTCCTAGTGGTTTATATGACGTGAAAAACAATAAGATTTTAGTTTCTCCAATAAAAAGGGAAATTCCTCAGAAAATAATTTAA
- a CDS encoding ABC transporter permease: MDNLLKSELYKLKKDRSFRTLVLILILFSVLYPFTTKVSSAAKLTLDEYYIYNILSINNDIIKLLPCIFAGFFITSEYSTGTMKSIASSGNSRLRIYFSKLTMFSIGSIIILLILPVFMTTTAGVYFDFNGTTDWVYILKTFGLIAIYGAAFASVMTIVATVFTDNGKTIGFLLMFFALINSLLDFIASKLTFLKTIINNSVFILYPGIYKFNELDDSELFTLIIVPILTFIVLGVLGSLIFRKKEIK; the protein is encoded by the coding sequence GTGGATAATTTATTAAAATCGGAACTATATAAATTGAAAAAAGATCGTTCATTTCGAACTTTAGTTTTAATATTAATTCTTTTTTCTGTTTTATATCCATTTACGACTAAAGTAAGTTCAGCGGCCAAACTTACTTTAGATGAATATTATATCTATAACATTTTAAGTATTAACAATGATATTATTAAGCTTTTACCATGTATATTTGCTGGCTTCTTTATAACAAGTGAATACTCGACCGGAACGATGAAAAGTATTGCTTCTTCAGGAAATAGTAGATTACGAATTTACTTTTCAAAGTTAACGATGTTTTCAATTGGTTCAATCATCATCTTATTAATCCTTCCTGTCTTTATGACGACAACTGCAGGAGTTTATTTCGATTTTAATGGTACAACTGATTGGGTGTATATCCTTAAGACATTTGGTCTAATAGCAATCTATGGAGCTGCGTTTGCTTCAGTTATGACGATTGTTGCGACTGTTTTTACTGACAACGGAAAAACAATAGGATTTCTACTAATGTTTTTTGCTTTAATTAATTCCCTTTTAGATTTTATAGCTTCAAAATTAACTTTTCTTAAAACAATCATAAATAATTCAGTATTTATTCTATATCCAGGCATATATAAATTCAATGAACTCGATGATAGCGAATTGTTTACACTTATAATTGTTCCAATTTTGACATTTATTGTATTAGGTGTATTAGGAAGTTTAATATTTAGAAAAAAAGAAATTAAGTAA
- a CDS encoding spore germination protein, with the protein MDRSNGRNEKNKKNNIHNFTINPDGNINENLEVIESIFPTSDLVKKILMIDGKPALLIYLSGLVNEQKIDSFINNINSQKEDFEIFINNNTETTIRIGKIEKSVLEGKSILFLDGVSSAFIYSTENPPHRPFMPPNIDNSLKGSRISFVETYQANIALLRRFIQNKDFRTKQTEIGDENKSIVSITFLEGVVDEKLLLSVENRLTEIKVDSVLNANQLAQLMERNQFSPFPQILTTERPDEAASAILKGKVVLILDRSSEVIILPSEFISFFTSIDDYSSRTLVASFNRLLRIVAFLITLYLPGIYIAIVSFNYEVVPLKLLFSIGESRAQVPFDPLFEAIIMEITLEMLREAGIRLPAPISTTVGVVGGIVIGQAAVQAGIVSNIMVIVVALTAISSFIIPKYEMASSLRILRFPIMVMASFFGIFGLVISTMILIVHGLSLKSFNSSYSSPLSPIIFNQLKDTFIRMPLNYLWKKSK; encoded by the coding sequence GTGGATCGTTCAAATGGAAGAAACGAAAAAAATAAGAAAAATAATATCCATAATTTCACAATAAATCCTGATGGAAATATTAATGAAAACTTAGAAGTCATAGAATCAATTTTTCCTACGTCTGACCTTGTAAAAAAAATCCTAATGATTGATGGAAAGCCTGCACTTTTAATTTATTTATCTGGTTTAGTAAATGAACAAAAAATTGATTCATTTATTAATAATATTAATTCGCAAAAGGAAGATTTCGAGATATTTATAAATAATAATACGGAAACTACAATTCGAATTGGTAAAATCGAAAAATCTGTATTAGAAGGTAAGAGTATTTTATTTTTAGATGGGGTCTCATCTGCTTTTATTTATTCTACGGAGAATCCACCGCATAGGCCATTCATGCCACCAAATATTGATAATTCGCTGAAAGGGTCAAGAATTTCTTTTGTTGAAACATACCAAGCTAACATTGCCTTGCTCCGCAGATTTATTCAAAATAAAGATTTTAGAACAAAACAAACTGAAATTGGAGATGAGAATAAAAGCATCGTGTCAATTACTTTTTTAGAAGGTGTAGTTGACGAGAAGCTTTTATTATCTGTAGAAAATAGACTTACAGAAATAAAAGTAGATTCAGTTCTAAATGCTAATCAATTAGCACAATTAATGGAGAGAAATCAATTCTCACCATTTCCACAAATATTAACGACTGAAAGACCAGATGAAGCTGCTTCAGCTATATTAAAAGGAAAAGTCGTTCTAATTTTAGATCGTTCATCTGAAGTCATTATTTTACCTTCGGAGTTCATATCTTTTTTTACAAGTATTGATGATTATTCTTCTAGAACTTTAGTAGCTTCCTTTAATCGTCTACTTAGAATTGTTGCATTCCTTATAACACTCTATTTACCAGGAATATATATTGCAATTGTTTCATTCAACTATGAAGTTGTACCATTAAAATTACTTTTTTCAATTGGTGAATCACGTGCACAGGTGCCTTTTGACCCTTTATTTGAAGCAATTATTATGGAAATTACTTTAGAAATGCTAAGAGAAGCTGGTATTAGATTACCTGCACCAATTAGTACAACAGTAGGAGTTGTAGGAGGAATTGTAATTGGTCAAGCTGCAGTTCAAGCAGGAATTGTAAGTAATATTATGGTTATAGTAGTTGCATTGACTGCTATTTCATCTTTTATCATCCCTAAATATGAAATGGCATCAAGTTTACGTATTTTAAGATTTCCTATAATGGTGATGGCATCATTCTTTGGCATATTCGGACTTGTTATAAGCACGATGATCTTAATCGTACACGGATTATCATTAAAGAGCTTCAATTCCTCGTATTCTTCACCATTATCACCAATTATTTTTAATCAATTAAAGGATACTTTTATTAGAATGCCATTAAACTATCTCTGGAAAAAGTCAAAATAA
- a CDS encoding ATP-binding cassette domain-containing protein, with the protein MNEFILKTNQLSKKYQNKLALNKVNLSIKKGAIYGFIGQNGAGKSTLIRLITGLGYPTTGSFELFGENSERGLIEARKRVGTIIEGPALYPHLTAAENLEAHRLLKGIPGKECIKKTLKLVGLEDTGKKKVKNFSLGMKQRLGLAIALLGDPEFLILDEPINGLDPMGVVEIRELLKKLNKEYGITILISSHILSELHLLATHYGIIHEGVLLEELSLKELDEKCKHFLHIKVDNPNKAATVIERFFNTQNFEVLPDGSIKLFEYVDRAREVSKSLTSEGLIIEEFMPMGEDLEAYFTTRIGGVNRG; encoded by the coding sequence ATGAATGAATTTATACTTAAAACAAATCAATTATCTAAGAAGTATCAAAATAAATTGGCCCTTAATAAGGTAAATTTATCGATAAAAAAAGGAGCTATTTACGGTTTTATTGGGCAGAATGGTGCAGGGAAATCAACATTAATACGATTAATTACGGGATTAGGGTATCCGACAACTGGTTCCTTTGAATTGTTTGGAGAAAACAGTGAACGAGGGTTGATTGAAGCAAGAAAAAGAGTTGGGACAATTATTGAAGGTCCTGCTTTATACCCTCATTTGACGGCAGCTGAGAACTTAGAAGCACATAGGCTTTTAAAAGGAATTCCTGGGAAAGAATGTATCAAAAAAACACTTAAGCTAGTTGGGTTAGAAGATACAGGTAAAAAGAAGGTCAAAAATTTCTCTTTAGGGATGAAGCAGCGACTTGGGCTTGCAATTGCATTATTGGGAGATCCCGAATTTTTAATATTAGATGAACCAATTAATGGCCTCGATCCTATGGGTGTTGTAGAAATACGAGAGTTACTAAAGAAACTTAATAAAGAGTATGGTATAACGATTTTAATTTCGAGTCATATTTTAAGTGAACTTCATTTATTAGCAACGCATTACGGAATTATTCATGAAGGTGTGTTACTAGAAGAATTATCACTTAAGGAACTAGATGAAAAATGTAAACACTTTTTGCATATTAAAGTTGATAATCCAAACAAAGCTGCTACTGTAATTGAACGATTTTTTAATACGCAGAATTTTGAAGTATTGCCTGACGGTTCGATTAAATTATTTGAATATGTTGATAGAGCAAGAGAAGTATCAAAATCTCTAACAAGTGAAGGGTTAATTATTGAGGAATTTATGCCTATGGGTGAAGATTTGGAAGCATATTTTACAACTCGAATCGGAGGTGTAAATCGTGGATAA
- a CDS encoding cold-shock protein, translating to MEHGKVKWFNAEKGFGFIERENGDDVFVHFSAIQSEGFKSLDEGQAVTFEVEQGQRGAQATNVKKA from the coding sequence ATGGAACATGGTAAAGTAAAATGGTTTAATGCAGAAAAAGGATTTGGATTTATCGAGCGTGAAAATGGTGATGATGTATTCGTTCACTTCTCAGCAATTCAATCTGAAGGTTTCAAATCATTGGATGAAGGTCAAGCAGTTACTTTTGAAGTAGAACAAGGTCAACGCGGAGCTCAAGCAACTAATGTTAAAAAAGCATAA
- a CDS encoding response regulator transcription factor — MNDSVNILVVEDDEDINRLLCDIIVKNGFIPKAAYSGTEALIHLEIQNWDLVLLDLMLPGLSGEELLNKITEETNIPVMIISAKLEMKTKIDILRSGADDYITKPFDIEEVSARIESCLRRYRRIAKIGVNNQIRHKDLLIDMDSKKVSVNEIELKLTAIEYEILCLLLSSPNKVFTKANLFESVWHEEFYGDDNTINVHMSNIRSKLTKANPTEEYIETIWGMGYRLKT, encoded by the coding sequence ATGAATGATTCTGTGAATATTTTAGTTGTTGAAGATGATGAGGATATTAATCGATTACTATGTGATATTATCGTTAAAAATGGCTTTATTCCAAAGGCTGCATATTCAGGCACTGAAGCTCTAATCCATTTAGAGATTCAAAATTGGGATTTGGTTTTACTAGATTTGATGCTACCAGGATTATCTGGTGAAGAATTGTTAAACAAGATTACCGAGGAAACTAACATCCCGGTAATGATCATATCAGCAAAACTTGAAATGAAAACAAAAATAGACATTTTAAGAAGCGGAGCAGATGACTATATTACGAAGCCATTTGATATTGAAGAGGTTTCTGCTCGTATTGAGTCATGTCTAAGAAGATATCGACGCATAGCTAAAATAGGCGTAAATAACCAAATACGGCACAAGGATCTTTTGATCGATATGGATTCAAAAAAAGTGTCAGTTAACGAAATTGAGTTAAAACTAACAGCAATTGAATACGAAATATTATGTTTACTATTATCATCACCTAATAAAGTCTTCACAAAAGCTAATTTATTTGAAAGTGTTTGGCATGAAGAGTTTTATGGAGACGATAACACGATAAATGTACATATGAGTAATATTAGAAGTAAACTGACGAAAGCAAATCCGACTGAAGAATATATAGAAACAATTTGGGGTATGGGTTACCGACTAAAAACTTAA
- a CDS encoding branched-chain amino acid transporter AzlD, which yields MTMNLTQQIMTIAMVVLGTVLTRFLPFIIFPAGKPTPKYVQYLGKVLPPAVIGLLVVYCFKNVNILSGNHGVPEFIAVLVVVFLHVWKKMMLLSIAGGTIVYMILVQLVF from the coding sequence ATGACGATGAACTTAACACAGCAAATTATGACAATAGCAATGGTCGTTTTAGGAACAGTGCTGACAAGATTTCTGCCATTCATTATTTTTCCAGCAGGAAAACCTACACCTAAATATGTACAGTATTTAGGTAAAGTCCTACCACCAGCAGTAATTGGGTTACTGGTCGTTTATTGTTTTAAAAATGTAAATATACTTTCAGGAAATCATGGTGTTCCAGAGTTTATTGCCGTATTAGTAGTTGTATTTCTTCACGTTTGGAAAAAGATGATGCTTCTATCGATTGCTGGAGGAACGATCGTTTACATGATTTTAGTGCAATTAGTTTTTTAA
- the azlC gene encoding azaleucine resistance protein AzlC, whose product MKNENKIWIAFRAAFPHTIPIFAGFLFLGIAYGVFMNSLGFSAIYPILMGLTIFAGSMEFIAANLLLISFNPINALLLTLMVNARHLFYGISMLDKYKGTGKKKYYLIFGLCDESFSINYNVDIPENVDKSWFMFFVTFLNHLYWVIGASIGGIFGSLVKFNTKGLDFVMTALFIVIFIEQWMKETKHLSAIVGVGLSAICLLIFGGNNFIIPAMLTILVTLSVLRRKPSEKVEVSV is encoded by the coding sequence ATGAAAAACGAAAACAAAATATGGATCGCGTTTCGTGCAGCTTTTCCACACACAATACCTATATTTGCAGGATTTTTATTTTTAGGTATCGCTTATGGCGTCTTTATGAATTCACTTGGATTCAGTGCAATTTATCCGATTTTGATGGGGTTAACCATTTTTGCAGGATCGATGGAGTTTATAGCCGCAAACCTATTACTTATTAGCTTTAATCCAATTAACGCCCTACTACTAACCTTAATGGTCAATGCAAGACATTTGTTTTATGGAATTTCGATGTTAGATAAATATAAAGGTACAGGTAAGAAAAAGTATTATTTAATATTTGGACTATGTGATGAGAGTTTCTCAATTAATTACAATGTAGATATACCAGAAAATGTAGATAAGAGTTGGTTTATGTTTTTTGTTACTTTTCTTAATCATTTGTATTGGGTAATAGGTGCATCTATTGGTGGGATTTTTGGTTCTCTTGTGAAATTTAATACGAAGGGTCTAGACTTTGTAATGACTGCTCTTTTTATTGTCATTTTCATAGAACAATGGATGAAGGAGACAAAACATTTAAGTGCAATAGTAGGAGTTGGACTATCAGCGATTTGTTTACTGATATTTGGTGGAAACAACTTCATTATACCGGCGATGCTTACAATACTGGTAACACTAAGTGTACTTAGAAGAAAACCAAGTGAGAAAGTAGAGGTTTCGGTATGA
- a CDS encoding HAMP domain-containing histidine kinase — protein sequence MNYVTIIVSLLLLFFLTRYFLLKKEIKRTHRQIHELNKHAMDKKIDLKYFDKDIENLAVEINKQVDLTRKSKAEKRLSENELKQAISYISHDIRTPMTSILGYIQFLESEEITTEMRKEYTNIIKNSAQRLKVLLEDFFELSIIDQIDYPMKLEKIKLNQLILEVLLGFYEEFNKRNLEPTIEIPNTEIMIMADSSAVKRVIENLIINAIKHSCGNINICLEKSKASTQLTISNSVNELGESDLQRMFDRFYKADQTRTGKGTGLGLPIAKSLMEKMNGNISAEYKENKLFMKCEWFKM from the coding sequence ATAAACTATGTAACTATAATCGTTAGTTTACTTTTATTGTTTTTTCTCACCCGGTATTTTCTATTAAAAAAAGAAATTAAAAGAACTCACCGACAGATACATGAGCTAAACAAACATGCAATGGATAAGAAAATAGATTTGAAGTATTTTGATAAGGATATTGAAAATCTTGCCGTGGAAATAAATAAACAAGTTGATTTAACAAGGAAGTCAAAAGCAGAAAAGCGCTTAAGTGAAAATGAATTAAAACAGGCCATTTCATATATTTCGCATGATATCCGAACACCTATGACCTCAATTTTAGGATATATTCAATTTTTAGAGTCCGAAGAAATAACGACAGAAATGAGAAAAGAATATACGAATATCATAAAAAATAGTGCCCAAAGATTGAAGGTACTACTTGAAGACTTTTTTGAACTCTCAATTATAGATCAAATTGATTATCCAATGAAGCTTGAAAAAATAAAATTGAATCAATTGATACTAGAAGTTCTTTTAGGATTTTATGAGGAATTCAATAAACGGAACCTAGAACCTACGATTGAGATTCCTAATACAGAAATCATGATAATGGCTGATTCATCTGCAGTTAAACGAGTAATTGAAAATTTAATCATAAATGCGATTAAACATTCATGTGGAAATATAAATATCTGTCTTGAAAAATCAAAAGCATCAACTCAATTGACGATTAGTAATTCTGTTAATGAGTTAGGTGAATCAGATTTACAACGAATGTTTGATCGTTTTTATAAAGCGGATCAAACGAGAACTGGGAAAGGTACAGGTCTTGGTTTACCAATTGCTAAAAGTTTAATGGAAAAGATGAATGGTAATATTAGTGCTGAATATAAAGAGAATAAATTATTTATGAAATGTGAATGGTTTAAAATGTAG